One window of the Babesia bovis T2Bo chromosome 2, whole genome shotgun sequence genome contains the following:
- a CDS encoding spc97 / spc98 family protein encodes MIGERYHSGVDREFTHTKPKVYFPPILSLVHVPRGTSSELEHQLRRNWHTYSPIVKESIILQDVINILCGSEGALFHIETGTYKVECSTFVDRKNDGTLCLMAEEILMLAKMQHQVQEFVRDNERGLVTLSLCEVMNVLLQELQSRIAQFEESQCKMGTGLQKFKLYLKPALHTFELLTMVINNANLKGAKLLNTLYTTCQMFGVGDARRSLANHLLKQTMEAYCYLIDQWLNYGQLYDPYQEFFIVETGQQNVPESVTYQIDWDRVPVMLEDIAEKILQTGIYVRILLGSKNRAVSEPNPVHYTTMEELKETIGAIHQIASDNLMKYLVLEKNLMDVFESLHAFFLMARSDYLCNLLAEGQHRNLNEAFSLNFHEALEQSTLRNDPNKHLFSLDIDDKAMPGLRINKCDNLAKIVTMKFRVEWPLHMFVTKSTLENYQTMFKFLLQLKQAERDLSNIWLMHMKWKRLAFTPNAQIRLNFVFVNIQRMLFLCRNVAYLSTIEVTERNFNILMQTYEKHMQNNNANQSVCFVIEQQKNFVEQVVKQSMVNDGIVGPHIHRAISLCILFATQVIAFLDQHQMDNKGQEHDNVEQTTRFASELLHNQGYIAMVTTAATQFDKHLRELVAILEANESVNNSLLLRLNYSGFFY; translated from the exons ATGATAGGTGAACGCTACCATAGTGGCGTTGATAGGGAGTTCACACATACCAAACCAAAAGTATACTTCCCACCGATTCTATCCCTGGTACATGTTCCAAGAGGTACATCTAGTGAACTGGAACACCAGCTAAGGCGTAATTGGCACACATATAGCCCAATCGTCAAAGAGAGTATTATATTGCAAGATGTAATCAACATACTATGTGGCTCCGAAGGAGCTTTGTTCCATATAGAAACTGGGACATATAAAGTCGAATGTAGCACATTCGTCGATCGCA AAAATGATGGAACTCTGTGTTTGATGGCAGAGGAAATACTGATGTTGGCAAAAATGCAACATCAGGTACAAGAATTTGTTAGAGATAACGAACGCGGTCTAGTCACACTAAGCTTATGCGAAGTGATGAATGTACTGCTACAGGAATTGCAAAGTCGTATCGCACAGTTCGAAGAATCGCAATGTAAAATGGGAACTGGCCTGCAAAAATTTAAACTATACCTCAAACCAGCATTACACACATTCGAATTGCTTACAATGGTCATAAATAATGCTAATCTGAAAGGTGCGAAGCTGCTCAATACACTTTACACAACATGTCAAATGTTCGGTGTGGGAGATGCCAGACGAAGCCTCGCCAACCACCTTCTAAAACAGACAATGGAAGCATATTGCTACTTAATAGACCAATGGCTCAATTATGGTCAACTATATGACCCATACCAGGAGTTCTTCATTGTGGAAACCGGACAACAAAATGTGCCCGAATCGGTAACATATCAAATCGACTGGGATCGAGTTCCCGTTATGCTTGAAGATATCGCAGAGAAGATACTGCAAACCGGGATATATGTACGTATATTGTTAGGTTCAAAGAATAGAGCTGTATCTGAACCTAACCCGGTACATTATACTACAATGGAAGAACTAAAGGAAACCATTGGTGCTATCCACCAAATTGCATCAGACAATTTGATGAAATATCTAGTTTTAGAGAAGAATTTAATGGATGTTTTTGAGTCGTTGCATGCATTTTTCCTCATGGCTCGTTCGGATTATCTATGTAATCTATTAGCAGAAGGGCAGCACCGTAACTTGAATGAAGCCTTTAGCCTCAACTTCCACGAAGCATTGGAACAATCCACTCTGAGGAATGATCCCAACAAACACTTGTTTTCATTGGATATCGATGACAAGGCTATGCCAGGATTGCGCATAAATAAATGTGACAACCTTGCAAAAATAGTCACCATGAAATTTAGAGTGGAGTGGCCACTACACATGTTTGTTACCAAAAGCACATTGGAGAACTATCAAACAATGTTCAAGTTCTTATTACAACTCAAGCAAGCTGAACGGGACCTGTCTAACATATGGCTAATGCACATGAAATGGAAACGCTTGGCATTCACACCAAACGCACAGATAAGGCTGAATTTCGTCTTCGTTAACATCCAACGCATGCTGTTCCTATGTAGAAATGTTGCATACCTATCGACCATAGAGGTTACCGAACGAAAtttcaatatattgatgCAAACATATGAAAAGCATATGCAAAATAACAACGCAAATCAATCAGTATGCTTTGTGATAGAACAACAGAAGAATTTCGTGGAACAAGTAGTGAAACAAAGTATGGTAAATGATGGTATAGTGGGACCACATATCCATCGTGCAATCTCCCTATGTATTCTGTTTGCAACACAAGTAATCGCATTCCTAGACCAACACCAAATGGACAATAAAGGACAAGAACATGATAACGTAGAACAAACTACCAGATTCGCAAGTGAGTTGCTACATAACCAAGGATATATAGCAATGGTAACCACAGCGGCGACACAATTTGACAAGCATCTGCGCGAACTAGTGGCAATTCTAGAGGCAAATGAAAGCGTTAATAACAGTCTACTGCTTAGACTGAACTATAGTGGCTTCTTCTATTGA